Proteins encoded in a region of the Haloarcula sp. CBA1129 genome:
- a CDS encoding aldehyde ferredoxin oxidoreductase family protein produces the protein MTDLGGFQDHVARIDLGGGDVAYEGIDEEDAKKYIGARGLGVKYVFDQGPDVDPLGPENLLAFMNGPLTGTQVTMSGRIAICTKSPLTGTVTDSHHGGWSGARLKWSGFDGLLFEGQADEPVYALVEDGEVELRDASHLWGQGVHDTIDDLEGEIEGGSLGKNLSVMAIGQGGENEVKYACIVNEDDRASGRGGTGCVMGNKNLKAVVVKSSTRMPKPKDQETFQEGHKQAMQVIQESDVTAPNEGGLSMYGTNVLMNLTEEMDGLPTKNAKYSSTRSMSDAEGDGERIIDSENVSGENVRENILVDEPTCHSCPVACKKEVEVQAMHKGEEMNVRTESYEYESAWALGPNSGHVERDKIAVMLDRCNDVGVDTIDVGNTMAMAMEMTEEGKLDELGDGLDWGDADTMIDMIDMIAHRETELADHLAEGPDHLAEEFDAHTNSLAVKGQTMAAYDPRCMKGMAIGYATSNRGACHLRGYTPAAEILGIPEKVDPREWEGKGELCATFQDLHAISDSFDICKFNAFAEGIEEYVLQYNGMTGLDVSEEELMEAGERVYNLERYYNNLVGFDGADDDLPNRFVEGDEHAMPAQGGSEGELAELSKMKDEYYEVRDWENGVVTDEKLDELGIDIGPGTGVSSGGAAAPSDD, from the coding sequence ATGACAGACCTTGGTGGCTTCCAAGACCATGTGGCGCGAATTGACCTCGGGGGCGGGGATGTAGCCTACGAGGGTATCGACGAGGAGGACGCGAAAAAGTACATCGGTGCACGCGGCCTCGGCGTGAAGTACGTCTTCGACCAAGGGCCGGACGTGGACCCGCTGGGGCCGGAGAACCTGCTTGCGTTCATGAACGGACCGCTGACGGGGACACAGGTGACGATGAGCGGCCGCATCGCTATCTGTACGAAGTCGCCGCTGACAGGGACCGTCACTGACTCCCACCACGGCGGCTGGTCGGGCGCGCGGCTCAAGTGGTCGGGCTTCGACGGGCTGCTGTTCGAAGGCCAAGCCGACGAGCCGGTGTATGCCCTCGTCGAAGACGGCGAGGTGGAACTGCGCGACGCCTCGCACCTCTGGGGACAGGGCGTCCACGACACTATCGACGACCTCGAAGGTGAAATCGAAGGCGGCTCGCTCGGCAAGAACCTCTCTGTGATGGCCATCGGTCAGGGCGGCGAGAACGAGGTCAAGTACGCTTGTATCGTCAACGAGGACGACCGCGCCTCGGGCCGCGGTGGCACCGGCTGTGTGATGGGCAACAAGAACCTCAAGGCCGTCGTCGTCAAGTCCAGCACCCGGATGCCAAAGCCGAAAGATCAGGAGACGTTCCAAGAGGGCCACAAGCAGGCGATGCAGGTCATTCAGGAGTCCGACGTGACCGCGCCCAACGAGGGCGGGCTCTCGATGTACGGTACGAACGTCCTGATGAACCTCACGGAGGAGATGGACGGTCTCCCGACGAAGAACGCGAAGTACTCATCGACGCGGTCGATGTCGGACGCGGAGGGCGACGGCGAGCGCATCATCGACTCGGAGAACGTCTCCGGCGAGAACGTCCGGGAGAACATTCTGGTCGACGAGCCGACCTGTCACTCCTGTCCGGTCGCCTGCAAGAAGGAAGTCGAGGTACAGGCGATGCACAAGGGCGAGGAGATGAACGTCCGCACGGAGTCCTACGAGTACGAGTCCGCGTGGGCGCTCGGCCCGAACTCCGGCCACGTCGAACGCGACAAGATCGCCGTGATGCTCGACCGGTGTAACGACGTGGGTGTCGACACCATCGATGTCGGCAACACGATGGCGATGGCGATGGAGATGACCGAGGAAGGGAAACTCGACGAGCTCGGCGACGGGCTGGACTGGGGCGATGCCGACACGATGATCGACATGATCGACATGATCGCCCACCGCGAGACGGAGCTCGCGGACCACCTCGCGGAGGGGCCAGACCACCTCGCCGAGGAGTTCGACGCCCACACCAACTCACTCGCGGTCAAGGGCCAGACGATGGCCGCCTACGACCCGCGGTGTATGAAGGGGATGGCAATCGGGTACGCGACTTCGAACCGCGGCGCGTGTCACCTCCGTGGCTACACGCCGGCAGCCGAGATTCTGGGTATCCCGGAGAAGGTCGATCCGCGAGAGTGGGAGGGCAAAGGCGAGCTGTGTGCCACCTTCCAAGACCTCCACGCTATCAGTGACTCCTTCGACATCTGCAAGTTCAACGCCTTCGCCGAAGGTATCGAGGAGTACGTCCTGCAGTACAACGGCATGACCGGGCTAGACGTGAGCGAGGAGGAACTGATGGAAGCTGGCGAACGCGTCTATAACCTCGAACGGTACTACAACAACCTCGTCGGTTTCGACGGAGCCGACGACGACCTGCCGAACCGATTCGTCGAGGGAGACGAACACGCGATGCCGGCACAGGGCGGCTCCGAGGGCGAACTCGCGGAGCTCTCGAAGATGAAAGACGAGTACTATGAGGTGCGTGACTGGGAGAACGGCGTCGTCACCGACGAAAAGCTCGACGAGCTGGGCATCGATATCGGACCGGGAACCGGCGTCAGTTCCGGCGGCGCAGCGGCACCGAGCGACGACTGA
- a CDS encoding ubiquitin-like small modifier protein 1: MQIELRFFANFREAVGQKTVHREYESDLQAGDVLRQLSEEFTEMDLFEDGELREYLTILRNGTDITHLDGLETALEDGDELSVFPPVAGG, translated from the coding sequence ATGCAAATCGAGCTGCGGTTTTTCGCCAACTTCCGGGAAGCCGTCGGACAGAAAACGGTTCACCGCGAGTACGAGAGCGACCTGCAGGCCGGCGACGTGCTCCGACAGCTCTCCGAGGAGTTCACAGAGATGGACCTGTTCGAGGACGGCGAACTCCGGGAGTACCTGACGATTCTCCGGAACGGAACGGATATTACCCATCTCGACGGGCTGGAGACCGCACTGGAAGACGGGGACGAACTCAGCGTATTCCCGCCAGTTGCCGGGGGGTAA
- a CDS encoding MoaD/ThiS family protein gives MSSETVERQSSAPDLTTVEVRCTGHVRRVVGEPSLSYTFEGDTLRDFLNAFFGEYDVSDMLIAETEADATTAGWAPEMADLPGDWAKNPEGEQTRCYARVAVNGEFNEHLDGLDTELEAGDRVGLMFPFIFCC, from the coding sequence ATGAGCAGTGAGACAGTAGAACGACAGTCCTCAGCACCGGACCTGACCACCGTCGAGGTCAGGTGTACCGGCCACGTTCGCCGGGTCGTCGGCGAACCGTCGCTGTCATACACGTTCGAAGGGGACACGCTGCGTGACTTCCTCAATGCGTTCTTCGGGGAGTACGACGTGAGCGACATGCTCATCGCAGAAACCGAAGCCGACGCCACCACCGCGGGCTGGGCACCGGAGATGGCGGACCTCCCGGGCGACTGGGCGAAAAACCCCGAAGGTGAGCAGACCAGATGCTACGCGCGAGTGGCGGTCAACGGTGAGTTCAACGAACACCTCGACGGACTGGACACAGAACTAGAAGCCGGCGACCGCGTCGGCTTGATGTTCCCGTTCATCTTCTGTTGTTGA
- a CDS encoding helix-turn-helix domain-containing protein, which yields MREFIFTIDYERNVDPVMDVFIDYPETHSRTIACNVTRDGMWRLERVAGPETALEQLDDVYDDPVQCTECIGTRNCKTDWTYEVIGSDPGVRTVYSYRSEAGDCHSIPRLAIDHVGRGVLVETERRGSRCEWRLLLCSDAGVDGLFEEMKSELREGLTVEFRQLSSPSYWVDEAVTLAELPPEQQAAVEAAVEHGYYRTPRDTSLTDLAETLDVSRSTLQYRLQRAEAWIVRSFVTRSMGPVQADEDVAEGGRLRIGRSGV from the coding sequence ATGCGAGAGTTCATCTTCACTATCGACTACGAGCGGAACGTCGACCCTGTGATGGACGTGTTCATCGACTACCCGGAGACCCATTCCCGGACTATCGCGTGTAACGTCACGCGAGACGGGATGTGGCGGCTCGAACGGGTCGCCGGCCCGGAGACCGCGCTCGAACAGCTTGACGACGTGTACGACGACCCGGTCCAGTGCACCGAGTGCATCGGGACCCGCAACTGTAAGACTGACTGGACGTACGAGGTCATCGGCTCGGACCCCGGTGTCCGAACGGTGTACAGCTACCGGTCGGAAGCCGGCGACTGTCACTCGATTCCGCGGCTAGCCATCGACCACGTCGGCCGCGGCGTCCTCGTCGAAACCGAGCGCCGCGGCAGCCGATGCGAGTGGCGACTGCTCCTGTGCAGCGACGCCGGCGTCGACGGGCTGTTCGAGGAGATGAAATCCGAGCTCCGTGAGGGACTCACCGTCGAATTCCGCCAGCTTAGCTCCCCGTCGTACTGGGTCGACGAGGCCGTGACGCTGGCGGAACTCCCGCCCGAACAACAGGCCGCTGTCGAGGCCGCCGTCGAACACGGCTACTACCGGACGCCACGGGACACTTCGCTCACCGACCTCGCAGAGACACTTGACGTGTCGCGGTCGACGCTCCAGTACCGCCTCCAGCGGGCCGAAGCATGGATCGTCCGGTCGTTCGTCACCCGCTCGATGGGGCCGGTGCAGGCCGACGAGGACGTTGCCGAGGGCGGCCGCCTCCGAATCGGTCGCTCGGGCGTATAG
- a CDS encoding transcription initiation factor IIB family protein codes for MTTRSIYSPDERGESVDEQAESEASTGHACPDCGGSLVTDDSRGETVCESCGLVVDEDEIDHGPEWRAFDSQERDNKRRVGAPTTEMKHDKGLSTNIGWQNKDAYGNSLSTRQREKMQRLRTWDERFRTRDHAERNLKQALGEIDRMGSALGVPESARETASVIYRRALDEGMLPGRSIEGMATAALYAAVRQANLPQTLDDMAVVSRVDEMEFTRAYRYLNRELSLQVGPPDPATYLSKFVSELDADDALERQARALIEAGKEANVHSGKSPVGLAAAAIYAAGLLLGEEMTQETVSEATDISTVTIRERYRELLEAEAELDDSAVDATSGTESGASA; via the coding sequence ATGACGACACGCAGCATCTATTCCCCCGACGAACGCGGTGAGAGTGTGGACGAACAGGCCGAGTCCGAGGCGAGTACCGGCCACGCCTGCCCGGACTGTGGCGGGAGCCTCGTCACCGACGACAGCCGCGGTGAGACCGTCTGCGAGTCCTGCGGCCTCGTCGTCGACGAGGACGAGATCGACCACGGGCCGGAGTGGCGCGCTTTCGACAGTCAGGAGCGCGACAACAAGCGCCGCGTCGGCGCGCCGACGACCGAGATGAAACACGACAAGGGACTCTCGACTAACATCGGCTGGCAGAACAAGGACGCGTACGGCAACTCGCTGTCGACGCGCCAGCGCGAGAAGATGCAGCGCCTGCGCACGTGGGACGAGCGGTTCCGCACCCGCGACCACGCCGAGCGCAACCTCAAGCAGGCGCTGGGCGAAATCGACCGGATGGGGAGCGCCCTCGGCGTCCCTGAAAGCGCTCGCGAAACGGCCAGCGTCATCTACCGCCGCGCCCTCGACGAGGGCATGCTGCCCGGCCGCTCCATCGAAGGGATGGCGACCGCCGCCCTGTACGCCGCCGTCAGGCAGGCGAACCTCCCCCAGACGCTCGACGACATGGCCGTCGTCAGCCGCGTCGACGAGATGGAGTTCACCCGCGCGTACCGCTATCTCAACCGCGAACTCTCCTTGCAGGTCGGCCCGCCGGACCCCGCGACCTACCTCAGCAAGTTCGTCTCCGAACTCGACGCCGACGACGCGCTGGAACGTCAGGCCCGCGCCCTCATCGAGGCGGGGAAGGAGGCCAACGTCCACAGCGGCAAGAGCCCGGTCGGTCTCGCCGCCGCGGCCATCTACGCTGCTGGCCTGCTGCTCGGCGAAGAGATGACCCAAGAGACCGTCAGCGAGGCCACCGACATAAGCACCGTGACGATCCGCGAGCGCTACCGCGAACTGCTCGAAGCCGAGGCGGAACTCGACGACAGTGCCGTTGACGCGACGAGCGGCACTGAATCCGGCGCGAGCGCATAA
- a CDS encoding C-terminal binding protein, producing MERVVASDDPMIDIDRLRAELDADVVAAETGNEDALRDAAAGAAALVVDVNTPVTAAVLDALDDLQIVARAGVGIDNIDVSAAADNGVTVTNVPEYCTDEVATHTVTLLLDCVRTLTAYDRDVRDGGWGWERTRPVHRVRDQTLGLVSFGPIARRVRDQLQGFDLDVIAYDPYVDAEEMADADVEKVTLETLYERADYVSLHAPLTEETARMIDADALAAMRDQAILVNTGRGGLVDEAALRTALDDGEIGAAGLDVLAEEPPTTDHPLVGLDNCLVTPHAAWYSEEARDDLNAAVAANVAAALAGETPLNRIDPDTDWL from the coding sequence ATGGAACGTGTGGTCGCAAGCGATGACCCGATGATAGATATCGACCGACTGCGGGCGGAGCTTGACGCTGATGTCGTCGCCGCGGAGACAGGCAACGAGGACGCGCTTCGGGACGCTGCTGCCGGTGCAGCGGCGCTTGTCGTCGACGTGAACACGCCGGTCACCGCCGCAGTGCTCGACGCACTGGATGACCTCCAGATCGTCGCGAGAGCGGGCGTCGGTATCGACAACATCGACGTGTCTGCGGCGGCGGACAACGGCGTAACCGTCACCAACGTCCCCGAGTACTGCACGGACGAGGTCGCTACCCACACGGTGACGCTGCTGCTCGACTGTGTTCGGACGCTCACGGCCTACGACCGCGACGTTCGCGACGGTGGCTGGGGCTGGGAGCGGACCCGTCCGGTACACCGCGTCCGCGACCAGACGCTCGGTCTCGTCTCCTTCGGCCCCATCGCGCGGCGAGTGCGCGACCAGCTACAGGGCTTTGACCTCGACGTGATCGCCTACGACCCCTATGTCGACGCCGAGGAGATGGCCGACGCCGATGTCGAGAAAGTCACGCTGGAGACGCTGTACGAACGGGCCGACTACGTCTCCCTCCACGCGCCGCTGACTGAGGAGACGGCGAGGATGATAGACGCCGATGCGCTCGCGGCGATGCGCGATCAGGCAATCCTCGTCAACACTGGCCGCGGTGGCCTCGTCGACGAGGCGGCGCTTCGGACGGCACTCGATGATGGGGAGATCGGGGCTGCCGGCCTCGACGTACTTGCCGAGGAACCGCCGACGACTGATCATCCGCTGGTCGGGCTGGACAACTGTCTCGTCACGCCCCACGCAGCGTGGTACTCCGAGGAAGCCCGCGACGATCTGAACGCCGCTGTCGCCGCGAACGTCGCGGCCGCGCTGGCCGGTGAAACGCCGCTGAACCGGATCGACCCGGATACGGACTGGCTGTAA
- a CDS encoding HpcH/HpaI aldolase/citrate lyase family protein — protein MAEPLPTNGLRKTVENDRVALGVLDNTYSPTLVEFYGDLGVDFVWLDFEHGGPDPWDAATVENLLRAADGTGTELLVRLPDTSPTLVRKALDLGVKNVFLPRVETAEEVREAVKSGRFRYDGEAGDRGLAAPRARRWGLGENYIEASDEETLVGTTIETEAAVENIDDILAVPDLGFVFIGPFDLSVSLGHPGEIDHPEVQEAVETVRSAAVEADVTVGGLGFGMDDVNEKAESGYQILHVGSTTGAVQNAVRGWLEDFDGNRS, from the coding sequence ATGGCCGAGCCACTGCCAACGAATGGGCTTCGCAAAACGGTCGAGAACGACCGTGTCGCGCTGGGCGTCCTCGACAACACGTATAGTCCGACGCTGGTCGAGTTCTACGGCGACCTCGGCGTCGATTTCGTCTGGCTCGATTTCGAACACGGCGGGCCGGACCCGTGGGACGCGGCGACCGTCGAGAACCTCCTGCGGGCGGCCGACGGCACCGGGACGGAGCTACTGGTCCGCCTGCCGGATACGTCCCCAACGCTGGTCCGAAAGGCGCTGGATCTGGGGGTCAAGAACGTCTTCCTGCCGCGGGTCGAAACCGCCGAGGAGGTGCGGGAAGCTGTCAAATCCGGCCGGTTCCGGTACGACGGCGAGGCGGGCGACCGAGGACTGGCCGCGCCCCGAGCGCGCCGCTGGGGCCTAGGTGAGAACTACATCGAGGCCTCGGACGAGGAGACGCTGGTCGGGACCACAATCGAGACGGAAGCGGCAGTCGAGAATATCGACGATATTCTGGCCGTGCCCGATCTGGGCTTCGTGTTCATCGGGCCCTTTGACCTCTCGGTGTCGCTTGGCCACCCCGGCGAAATCGACCATCCGGAGGTACAGGAGGCAGTGGAGACGGTCCGCTCGGCGGCCGTCGAGGCGGATGTCACCGTCGGCGGCCTCGGCTTCGGGATGGACGACGTGAACGAGAAGGCCGAGTCCGGGTATCAGATACTGCACGTCGGGAGCACGACCGGCGCGGTACAGAATGCCGTACGCGGATGGCTGGAAGACTTCGACGGGAACCGTAGCTAA
- a CDS encoding aldo/keto reductase — translation METRALGDTRQESTVLTFGSIALNWLEQEGANQLVELVLDHGINHFDVAPTYGDAELKLGPKLRQYREEVFLGCKTQEREYEGAARKIDRSLDRLGIDTIDLYQVHGLEYEDELDTITADGGALDAIREAKAAGKIDHIGLTSHGNPELILDAIDRIDDLETVMFPLNPVVAGKDDGKYDYEAVLERCEAEGIGTLGIKAFAKGSWPPTDELAEADRPYANWYEPVDTPEVIRERFDFAAARGLDTVVSPGDPKLVAMVLDAASRSEGMDEARQRALIEEARHDDSPVPEQLHH, via the coding sequence ATGGAGACCCGAGCGCTGGGCGACACTAGACAGGAGAGCACGGTGCTGACGTTCGGCTCGATAGCACTCAACTGGCTCGAACAGGAGGGCGCAAACCAGCTGGTCGAACTCGTGTTGGACCACGGGATCAACCACTTCGACGTGGCACCGACCTACGGTGACGCGGAGCTGAAACTGGGGCCGAAACTCCGTCAGTACCGCGAAGAGGTCTTTCTGGGCTGTAAGACACAGGAGCGCGAGTACGAGGGGGCCGCCCGGAAGATCGACCGGTCGCTGGACCGCCTCGGCATCGACACTATCGACCTCTACCAAGTGCACGGGCTGGAGTACGAGGACGAACTGGACACGATTACCGCCGACGGCGGCGCACTGGACGCGATACGCGAGGCGAAAGCGGCGGGGAAAATCGACCACATCGGGCTGACGAGCCACGGCAACCCGGAACTCATCCTCGACGCCATCGACCGTATCGACGATCTGGAGACGGTGATGTTCCCGTTGAACCCCGTCGTCGCCGGCAAGGACGACGGGAAGTACGACTACGAGGCCGTACTGGAACGCTGCGAGGCGGAAGGCATCGGCACACTGGGCATCAAAGCGTTCGCGAAGGGGTCGTGGCCCCCGACCGACGAACTGGCCGAGGCCGACCGCCCGTACGCGAACTGGTACGAGCCGGTCGACACGCCGGAGGTCATCCGCGAGCGGTTCGATTTCGCCGCCGCTCGGGGCCTCGACACCGTCGTCAGCCCCGGCGACCCGAAGCTCGTCGCGATGGTGCTCGACGCCGCCAGCCGCTCGGAAGGGATGGACGAGGCCCGCCAGCGCGCGCTCATCGAGGAAGCCCGCCACGACGACAGCCCGGTGCCCGAGCAACTGCACCACTGA
- a CDS encoding class I SAM-dependent methyltransferase — protein sequence MDDVPETVTAALADQQVEGQVCLEAGAGVGNTTAGLLAAGAERVYAVTDDADHAATVRERVGDENADRVAVIEADLRATPLATDNVDLVTAHGLCNLLPPTELDAVTAELARVATPNGTLVVDDYAVPPTNGAVTRLFALENAAARVVDGRPALTFYPPAVLAAVFAAHGWTVERRTTLLDPVPWTEAHLNAHAEVVREYAAALPDGIGEPLAAMAEDVVSAIGSERTGEMYSLAFRLGDV from the coding sequence GTGGACGACGTGCCGGAGACGGTGACGGCCGCCCTCGCCGACCAGCAAGTCGAGGGGCAGGTCTGTCTCGAAGCCGGGGCCGGCGTCGGCAACACGACGGCCGGGCTACTGGCCGCGGGCGCGGAGCGGGTGTACGCGGTGACGGACGACGCCGACCACGCCGCGACGGTCCGGGAGCGCGTCGGCGACGAAAACGCCGACCGGGTCGCCGTCATCGAGGCCGACCTCCGCGCGACGCCGCTTGCGACCGACAACGTCGACCTCGTCACCGCTCACGGGCTCTGTAACCTCTTGCCACCGACCGAGCTCGACGCCGTCACGGCCGAACTGGCGCGAGTTGCCACACCGAACGGGACGCTGGTCGTCGACGACTACGCGGTGCCGCCCACCAACGGGGCCGTCACCCGGTTGTTCGCGCTGGAGAACGCCGCTGCCAGAGTCGTCGACGGCCGCCCGGCGCTGACGTTCTACCCGCCCGCCGTGCTGGCCGCAGTGTTCGCTGCCCACGGTTGGACTGTCGAGCGACGGACGACGCTGCTGGACCCGGTCCCTTGGACCGAGGCCCATCTGAACGCCCACGCCGAGGTGGTGCGTGAGTACGCCGCTGCGCTGCCGGACGGCATTGGGGAGCCACTGGCTGCGATGGCCGAAGACGTGGTCTCGGCTATCGGCTCCGAGCGAACCGGCGAGATGTACAGTCTCGCGTTCCGGCTCGGAGATGTGTGA
- a CDS encoding DUF4350 domain-containing protein, protein MTEGRIVKPLAVFIVVLVVILGGTFLLAVANPGSSGPPDGQSIDGQSPPQYQPDAVNAPVDPEEGEISVDADMSGKRILVDTSHGNQVTESELEPISEALFEAGHTVEYGPSSTGSFADSLERYDGVLIVQPLGSYSPDEREALQEYTDDGGRVVILAEPTQTRLSTGFTQSTTTVAFGANNATEQYGVRMGAEQLYNVDDTANDNNFKAIYASPSDGGELTDGVETITFDTAGYAVVNGDAETKFTAAEGTRTLETRRTGTYATVVRNDNMVFVTDSTFIESSEIYDADNEVFVGNLLSFLLDGEAPDPGGGATPDAGFGTGGGTFTPAETPPEPTPTPTPAPSPSGS, encoded by the coding sequence ATGACTGAAGGGCGCATCGTCAAGCCGCTCGCCGTGTTTATCGTCGTTCTTGTGGTGATACTGGGCGGCACGTTCCTTCTCGCTGTCGCGAACCCGGGGTCGTCCGGTCCGCCGGACGGCCAGTCAATCGACGGGCAGTCGCCGCCGCAGTACCAGCCTGACGCTGTCAATGCGCCTGTTGACCCCGAAGAAGGGGAAATCTCGGTTGACGCCGACATGAGCGGCAAGCGAATACTCGTCGACACGAGCCACGGCAATCAGGTGACTGAATCCGAACTCGAACCGATCAGTGAGGCGCTATTCGAGGCGGGCCACACCGTCGAATACGGTCCGTCCAGCACCGGCTCGTTCGCTGACTCGCTGGAGCGATACGACGGCGTGCTCATCGTCCAGCCGCTCGGCAGCTATTCGCCGGACGAGCGTGAGGCGCTACAGGAGTACACGGACGACGGCGGGCGTGTTGTCATCCTTGCCGAGCCGACACAGACCCGCCTTTCGACCGGATTCACGCAGTCGACGACGACAGTGGCGTTCGGGGCCAACAACGCCACAGAGCAGTACGGCGTTCGGATGGGTGCCGAACAGCTGTACAACGTCGACGACACGGCCAACGACAACAACTTCAAGGCCATCTACGCGTCGCCGAGCGACGGCGGCGAACTGACCGACGGCGTCGAGACGATTACGTTCGACACCGCTGGCTATGCGGTGGTGAACGGCGACGCCGAGACGAAGTTCACCGCCGCCGAGGGGACCCGGACGCTCGAAACGCGGCGCACCGGGACGTACGCGACAGTTGTCCGCAACGACAACATGGTGTTTGTCACGGACTCGACGTTCATCGAGAGTTCCGAAATCTACGACGCCGACAACGAGGTGTTCGTCGGGAACCTGCTTTCGTTCCTGCTCGACGGGGAGGCACCTGACCCGGGTGGTGGCGCGACTCCGGACGCCGGATTCGGGACTGGCGGTGGTACGTTTACTCCGGCTGAAACACCGCCGGAGCCGACCCCGACTCCGACGCCTGCTCCCTCCCCGAGCGGGTCCTGA
- a CDS encoding cupin domain-containing protein, protein MSLDRLSEFDADPAEGEVIDGELAVTDDVLVKAFALGPGATIDPHEHGGATNVFHVIRGEVTVQQDDTEEVVAAPGVVLNERGQAHGAHNHTDEVAVLTASLCPLPGQ, encoded by the coding sequence ATGTCGCTCGACCGATTATCCGAGTTCGACGCCGACCCTGCAGAGGGTGAAGTCATCGACGGGGAACTGGCAGTGACCGACGACGTGCTGGTGAAGGCGTTCGCGCTGGGACCGGGTGCGACAATCGACCCGCACGAGCACGGCGGGGCGACGAACGTGTTCCACGTCATCCGTGGTGAGGTCACAGTCCAGCAGGACGACACAGAGGAAGTCGTCGCCGCGCCGGGGGTCGTGCTGAACGAGCGCGGGCAGGCCCACGGCGCACACAATCACACCGACGAAGTCGCCGTCCTGACCGCAAGCCTCTGTCCGCTGCCGGGGCAGTAG
- a CDS encoding S49 family peptidase, which translates to MFGREQLFSAMTASYVIAVTLALVIAAIFAPVIWNGVPSGGDDDPSVAVITLRGGTTDANVNAVKQDLREARTNESIEAVVLRVDSPGGPVDASEEFYLAVNRTASEMPVVAYVEGTAASGGYYGITPADEIVVKPSSTVGSIGVIVQAPLSLIEEVEQQGETFVRSGPDKAQISKDGLREDIEVLQRSFVGTVMRHRGNDLDIPREEVANGGTYLGAEATQNGFADRIGDTELAIERAATLSDDIDGDQYDVVYQGSGGAELNVIVLPAGAETVQGANNVTYLVHPDDSETTFREPVKYYAVWGIPAEDNNATVIRND; encoded by the coding sequence ATGTTTGGGAGAGAACAACTGTTCTCGGCGATGACGGCGTCATACGTGATCGCAGTCACGCTCGCGCTGGTCATCGCCGCGATATTCGCGCCGGTCATCTGGAACGGCGTGCCGAGCGGTGGCGACGACGACCCGAGCGTCGCCGTCATCACCCTTCGCGGCGGCACGACCGACGCGAACGTCAACGCCGTCAAGCAGGACCTCCGCGAGGCACGGACCAACGAATCAATCGAGGCGGTCGTTCTCCGGGTCGACAGCCCCGGCGGTCCGGTCGACGCAAGCGAGGAATTCTATCTGGCAGTCAACCGGACCGCCAGCGAGATGCCTGTCGTCGCCTACGTCGAGGGAACGGCCGCATCGGGCGGCTACTACGGCATCACACCGGCCGACGAAATCGTCGTCAAGCCGAGTTCGACCGTCGGCAGTATCGGCGTCATCGTCCAAGCCCCGCTGAGTCTCATTGAGGAGGTCGAACAGCAGGGCGAGACGTTCGTCCGCTCCGGGCCGGACAAGGCACAGATAAGCAAGGACGGCCTCCGCGAGGATATCGAGGTCCTGCAGCGCTCGTTCGTCGGAACGGTCATGCGCCACCGAGGCAATGACCTTGACATCCCCCGTGAGGAAGTCGCTAACGGCGGCACATATCTGGGTGCGGAGGCGACTCAGAACGGCTTTGCCGACCGTATCGGTGACACTGAACTCGCTATCGAGCGAGCCGCCACACTCTCGGATGACATCGATGGCGACCAGTACGACGTGGTGTATCAGGGCAGTGGCGGTGCCGAACTCAATGTCATCGTCCTCCCCGCGGGCGCTGAGACCGTACAGGGCGCGAACAACGTGACCTATCTCGTCCATCCTGACGACAGTGAGACGACGTTCCGGGAACCGGTGAAGTACTACGCCGTCTGGGGAATTCCTGCCGAAGACAACAACGCAACGGTGATCCGCAATGACTGA